The Gemmatimonadota bacterium genomic sequence ATGAATACCGCAAGGACAAACTGCAACAACAGCCCGCCCCATACTACGCGAAAACTCACCTGTTTTTTGTGCTCACTCATAGCCCAGGCCAGGGCCATCATGACCACCAGACCCAGCAGGCTGATTACGCGCTCCATAACCCCTCCTTTAACGGTTGCCGATGTATATAAATGCTCTTAAATTGTTTCGTTACCCTTAATATAAGACGTTGAAAAGGTTCACAAGGCTTTTTTTAATAGAGACTTTGAGATATGAAAGTACGATACTTTTCCGATACGGATACGGCACTGGTTGAATTTGTAGATAAAAAATTTTTTGAGACCAGAGAAATCAATGAAAACATCTATGTCGATCTCGATGAAGAGGGTAATCTGGTAAGTATGACAATTGAACACGCCAAAGCAAATGCAGGACTCTGAGAATTTTCATTTCAGGAAGTGACCGCATAACTATTTTTTGTTTTTTTACAACTTTTTATGAAAGGTTGACACAATGGGTATTGAAGTTATTCGGGACGAGATGGCTGATCTGGTCGATCCCGCGGCAGAACCCGAATTGGTTGCAGATGGGTTTCAGTTCACCGAAGGTCCGGTCTGGGACCCCGCACAAGTCTGTTTGTTTTTTTCGGATATTCCGGCAAATACCATTTTTAAGTGGACGCCAGAAGGGGGGATAGTCGCATATCGTCAGCCGAGTTATCATTCAAATGGATTGACCCTGGATGGACAGGGGCGGCTTCTTTCGTGCGAGCACTCTGGCCGGCGGGTGAGCGTTGAGGCAGATGGCGAGTTGAAGACGCTGGCGGATTCCTATCAGGGCAAAAAACTCAATTCGCCCAATGATCTGGTTGTATGTCAGAATGGGGACATCATTTTCACGGATCCTCCTTATGGTCTGTCGAGCAGCCA encodes the following:
- a CDS encoding DUF2283 domain-containing protein; this encodes MKVRYFSDTDTALVEFVDKKFFETREINENIYVDLDEEGNLVSMTIEHAKANAGL